One Marinibacterium anthonyi genomic region harbors:
- a CDS encoding flavoprotein, family — MQFDTLILGAGAAGLFAAGRLPGRVLLVDHARAPGEKIRISGGGRCNFTNLHAAPSAYLSANPHFCKSALARYTQWDFIDLVSRHSIAWHEKTLGQLFCDGKATQIIDMLLAEMPRADLWLRTDLRALSHGPDGFTATLDRDGARQVVTARQVIVATGGKSIPKMGATGLAYDIARQFGLHVTDTRPALVPFTFAPDRFAGLAGVALPVRLSNPRASFDEALLFTHRGLSGPSVLQLSSYWRDGEEIAVNLLPDRNAFDWLRAERQSAGRRQLSTVLTQALPSRLVPQLDLQDARLADLSDKAIEALLPRLTDWRLTPSGTEGYRTAEVTLGGIDTDGLSSRTMEAKTQPGLYFIGEAVDVTGWLGGYNFQWAWSSAAAAASAIAERRA, encoded by the coding sequence ATGCAGTTCGATACCCTGATCCTTGGCGCCGGCGCCGCCGGCCTGTTTGCCGCCGGGCGCCTGCCCGGACGGGTGCTTCTGGTCGATCACGCCAGGGCCCCGGGCGAAAAGATCCGCATCTCGGGCGGCGGGCGGTGCAACTTCACCAACCTGCACGCCGCCCCGTCCGCCTACCTGTCGGCCAACCCCCATTTCTGCAAATCGGCGCTGGCGCGCTATACCCAGTGGGATTTCATCGACCTCGTCTCGCGCCACTCCATCGCCTGGCATGAAAAGACGCTGGGGCAATTGTTCTGCGACGGCAAGGCCACCCAGATCATCGACATGCTGCTGGCCGAAATGCCGCGCGCCGACCTCTGGCTGCGGACCGACTTGCGCGCGCTCTCACATGGGCCCGACGGCTTCACCGCCACGCTCGACCGCGACGGCGCGCGCCAGGTGGTCACGGCCCGCCAGGTCATCGTGGCGACGGGGGGCAAGTCGATCCCCAAGATGGGCGCCACGGGCCTCGCCTACGACATCGCCCGCCAGTTCGGGTTGCACGTGACCGACACCCGCCCCGCCCTCGTCCCCTTCACCTTCGCCCCCGACCGGTTCGCCGGACTCGCCGGCGTCGCCCTGCCCGTGCGCCTGTCAAACCCGCGCGCCAGCTTCGACGAAGCGCTGCTGTTCACCCATCGCGGCCTCTCCGGCCCCTCGGTGCTGCAGCTGTCGTCCTACTGGCGCGATGGAGAGGAGATCGCCGTCAACCTCCTGCCCGACCGCAACGCCTTCGACTGGCTGCGCGCCGAACGCCAGTCCGCTGGCCGCCGCCAGCTGTCGACGGTGCTGACCCAGGCCCTGCCCTCCCGCCTTGTACCGCAGCTGGACCTGCAGGACGCCCGGCTGGCCGATCTGTCGGACAAGGCGATCGAGGCGCTTCTGCCCCGGCTCACCGACTGGCGCCTGACCCCCTCGGGCACCGAAGGCTACCGCACGGCCGAAGTCACCCTGGGCGGCATCGACACAGACGGCCTGTCGTCTCGCACGATGGAAGCGAAAACCCAGCCCGGTCTCTACTTCATCGGCGAGGCGGTGGATGTGACGGGCTGGCTGGGCGGGTACAATTTCCAATGGGCCTGGTCCTCGGCCGCCGCCGCCGCATCCGCCATTGCCGAACGCCGCGCCTGA